ttatgtcatgggctttcatttaagtaccatattagatatgttttgagaaattttgaatttttgaattttgttcACCAAAAACCACAGTAGTAGTTAGTTTCTTAGTCAACAGTAGCAGATGTATTCTAagttgacagtagcagttagtttttaactcgacagtagcaattagtttttatagtcgaTAGTAGCAGATAACATCTCAATTAATAGTAACAAATACTATGGGTCAAAGAGggataaaaaagtaaaatattttataacatGTGTCAACTTGCCATCATTTGGtccttatttattttatcaaattaagcagtgagttatttgtaaactaaattgttgTCAGGTATTTTTGAGtagtttattaaaaaaataatggaTCACTTAATGGCTCATATCGGCTGTGTTTGGTACAGCTGAGCTTATTAAAAAAGCTGGGTTATGCtgatttctgaaaataagtggctgataaataaagtagctgactgtttggtaaactggcttATATAAGTGGCTGTTAGTGGCAGAAGCCATAAtagagtgtttggtaaactcaaactgacttatgcttttaatttgtcaaatgacTAATTTGGacatgtaaaataatttttggtcaattttaatttaaaacaataaacaaaaaaatgatatattaatattggatagttttaaaattatcttaaaaacaatatattcttatattaataacttggttttgattaggaTCATGTAGATACATAAATACTCAATCACGCGCATCTATTAAACTTTGAGCAATCATATTTCTTAATATATCCATTTCTTGTGCGCCATGATGATTTTGTTCTTCTACGTCATCATCATAttcttcctcatctccaccaccttcccTTCCTTCGCCTCGGAAAAAATGTCTATCACGTTGTGCATATCTTCGGATATAATTATGAAGTGTCATAGTAGCGATGACAATCTTCACTTGCTTCTCAAATGAATATCCTTGCATGTCTTTTAAaatcttccatttttttttccaaactcCAAATGACCTTTCAATAACTCCTCTAAGTGAAGAGTGTGCTTGGTTAAATagttctcttttatttcttggttCTCGCCCACGATATTGTTGGAAGTGTTGTGGTGGCCCTTTATAAGGACCCAAATACCCAGACATCGTGGAATATCCTGAATCcacaacataatattttcctacaaaattatcatgtaataaaatttaaaaaaatgtcatttgaagcatgaattgaaatgaaaaaaaatgactaaaattaaatatattacCTGGTGGAGGATGAGGAAAGTTCATATTAGGATTTCGAAGAACCGATTGCAATACTCTTGTATCATGAGCTGATCCTTCCCAACCCGCACATACAAAGATAAATTACATATCAAAATTGCATACCGCCATAACATTTTGTGATGGAAATCCTTTCCTATTGATGTATGGAGTTTTTTCGTCATCACATATTGAAGCAGGAATATGCACTCCATCAATAGCCCCAATGCAATCCTGTAAATAATGTTGTTATTTGACAATTATTATAGATAATTATATTCTCAAATATTTGTAAGTAAACAATAAAATTACCTTAAAATATGGATAATATCTTATATCCCTCATTATCTCCGGCGCAACTCCATTGAACTCAGGATCTTCTGGTTTAATTAACTTTTTGCTTAGCTCACACACTAGATCAAGTGCTTCACTAATATATCTACACACGGTTTCACTGGAATGCTGAAATCGTTCTCCTACCGATCTAATTCCACATTCTTGTCCTAACAAATACAATAACATTCCCACGACCTCCATATGACTAGTTCTATTTGAACCTAACAACTCTTTGTTTATAACTTCCAAATCAGTACATAAGCGAtaaaatacatttttttgCATTCTAAAAGCATTATAACACCGAGTTTCATTCCCACCTAAAACTTCCATTATCCACCTATAACCTGTTTGTTCAGATGTCATGCAAGGAGTTTTGTGAACATACTTCTCATAATAATGTTGAATCAGCAGAGCATTAAGTTGTACAGCTCGCAAGAATATCTCTTCGTCAACTTCATCATCATGACCTGAATTGTTCATAATTCAATGACAAAACCTGCAAATTTTAAGGGCTAAACATGTAAatcatataaatgaaaaatattcaTATAATTTAATGATCAACAGTTTaataaagatacaaaaatataataaaactcagatacatatatataaagggtGTCAACATGATGAAATATAGAAGATAAAATATAGTTTCATGGTCTTAAGTAACATTCAAACTTGGGGTATGATATGAAAATACGAAACCAATTATCTCTCATAAATAACATAAGCTCATTTCTCGGTCATCTCAAACTTCAACCATTCTAACTTCATGCTAGGATCATCCATAGTGCAATacatctctctcttttctggACTCAAAAATAGTCGAGTAGCAAAGAACCACAACCTAGTGCCTTGCTCAGCTCCAGGCAATGCAGTGACATCTTTCATTACTTCGACAATACTAGTGCGGGCATTATGGACTGCTGAAGATGCAGTACTTCTACTTTCAATTGCTGAACACATTCTACCAATTTCTTTGGCCAACTGAGCAACACCTCCAACCTTATCCTTCTTTGCAGGAAGTTTTCCCTTATCTTTCATAGCTCTCTCACTTCTTCTCCTCTTAGGCAAAGTGTTAGTGGATACATCTCTCTCATCAGAGTCACCACTACCTTCACAGTGGATATCATTATCACCTTCCTCTGGACTATCTGGGATAGGAAGTGTAGAAGATGGTGCCCATGCATGTTTTCCAGTGGCTGTAGTACCTAAGAACAGCTGATCCAACTTAGCTTCAAACTCAGGTGATATTCCCTTTTTTCTAAACCTTGCATATTCCTTTGTAATCTACATAAAAACAATATCATTTATCATAAGATGTTTGAAAAACAGTCCATTgtaaaatatatttatcaataaataaatagaaagaAACTGATTCACATACCCCAATTTGTTCACGCCAAAACTCCTCATCCGCATCAATAGTGTTGAGGATGGGATTCCACCCAAGACCGGTCTTTACACTCTTCAATgttttccataatttccagtCACCTTTAAGGGAATCCCACTTATTTTTAAGTTGTTTTCTAGTATAATCTTTTCCGGTTTGTTCAACAAAACATTTGACAATAGTGTTCCATCCATTTGAACTAAAGTGAGAACCTGGGTTTGAATTTTTATGCACCTCCTTGATACATAGGTCAACAAAAACTTCAACTAAATTCTCATTCCAACTAGCTTGTTCTTTGGAATTTGCCATCTATCACATATACGTAATGAAAACACACAATCAAGTACATAACTATACAAGAACCATGCACATGTCACCAAATACATAAGTTAACATGATATTCAAGTATATAGTTCATGAGTTGTTAaggtttgaatttgagaagcATACTTGGGAACACTACTGATTTGCTTTTATTGTAGCTCTCTCCTTAAAAATTCTTTGTATCCAAGTCCTTGAGTTTTTCCCTATAAATTGAACAATGTGAAAGAGTTATACTTGTTAAAGTTGTGATATGATTAACTTACGGTGCAATTATATTGATTAAGATTTCATTTTATCATTTGCTTGACTGCATTCACTGTGTACAACTTGGGTTTGTACACTAACAAGGTACCTTGACAGAATATAGATTGATGGAAACTTAGAGAAATATATCTAAACTAGCCAGTACCCACATAAAGCAATTATGTTTCAGAATTtctagtacccaaactctagGAAAAACAGAGAAACAAGCACAAAGGAAGAACAATGTATATAAGATAAGAATCACATGAATTCAACATCCAAAAGTACCCCCACTATACAAGTAACTACCAGTTTCACTGAAAAAATGTTACAAACACCCTTCCTTACTCAGCTCATTAAGCAGCAAGACTGTACACTACAACGATACTGCTTATTGCAAACACCCCCGAGCTGCAtaaagaaattagaaaaacgaaTGCCCAACACCCCAACCAAagctcttctccttctccagttctgttattattattgattttaggaattttttgttagtttttgtgttgtttatttatttgtatttCCCCCCTTTGTTACAGGTAGTTGCTCCATGTAATTTAGGTATGAAAAATGCAATGATGTTGAATTTGTATTTgggtttcattttttattttgcttagtGGAGATTTTACAATAGAATATATATTCAAATGTACATCATCATTCTGATTGAAGCTTGGTACAATTATCAGTACATAAGAATCATAATTTTAGTTCACATCCTATTAATAGTTAAGCACTTGAATGTGTTTTGGTTTTCCAGGTCCTCTACATATTTGATTACTTAGGCAAATTGGATTGGGACTGTTGTGTAAGTCTATTTAAACCAATTTTTAAGCCTTTTAATAAATTTGTTTGATGACAGGCAACTTGTTAAATTCATTCGACTTGATTTAGATGCATATCAAGTGGTCAAATTATAATGAGTAAACTTATGGGAGCAGATTCCTAGCTAGCTTGCCTGCCAATGATTTCAAATTTAGGACATATTTTAGTTTGGTAGTAGATTAGTTCAAAAATGTAGCAAGAAGTCTAGAACTATTACTGCCTCCAAGTGTTATGTTATGATCAATGATAGGTTGTGGGATAGTTCTTAGTCCTTCATGCTCATGTACCTCACTTTGTAATATCTACTTTAGTGATACTAAGTTGATTTCGTAAAATCCATATTCTTTAAGCTATATATGTTTCATTAACTTTCAAGCTCCTGGATGATTTTAGAACCTGCTTGCACAATGACTTACAAATGAAAAACAGGTAAGGAAGTATGCATGAGTTTTGTTGTGTGTTTCTTGGAGAAAGTATGGATTGTACTGGAGAAAGTCAAGAAACTCATGGTTACAGTGAGTTTTGAATTGAACACTGTGAGTTGGAATACAAactcttttgttttgttacttATAACATTTCAGTTTTAATTATTCTTCTTAGGTGGAATTATCTACTAATTGGTTTCAATTTGTAGTTTCAATGGCTATGATAAGTACAACAAACCAATGTGGACAACTACGACATTTGATATCATGATATGGTCAATCAATTTAGCATTGTAATCTAATTGATGAAATTATTTTTCTCGTATAATTTCTCTTTGTTCATTTAATCTGGTATAATATGCAATTCACTTGGCTCTTGTCATCAAGATTCAAGAGCATGTCAAGCTATTTAATTGCTAGCAACTGAGgcatataaacaaaaaaaaaacaaaactaaagtaGAATCTGGTATAACAATTtaacaatccatacacaaacataaaaatataaacataAACCCTCATTGAAAATTACTAACTGGTCTCTACCATGTAAGAGATTTGACTGTCCTTAAAGCACATGAATCAAGATTCCATGAAACCAAATGCATGATTTCTAAATATGCATCAACAAACACCCATAAATTCATAGACGTCCAAACTTACAACCTGTCTACTTCATTCCACATAGTTTATTCATGTCTGGTTTCACTTACAAGTTGCTTTAAGATTTGGAAATCCAAACATAAATTTCCAAATAAGACTAACATATTGTAGAACTTTGAGGAATGTTACAAGGGTCCAACAACTATTAGGTAACCAATCTATATAAAAAAGCTAACAAAGTTTACTTCATAATGCCAAATCCATACACAGCTCGTAATCAATCTATTATAACATTTCAATAAAAAGGTTTCACTATACAGTAGCTAGTTGCAGGGACAGAGCCAGACCTTAGAATGAGACTGGGCTAGCTAAATGTTCATTTGATTAAAATGCTAAAATGAGTTTAGTTTTGCAAAACCAAAAATCAATTCATACAATacaagtatatataataaaacatATTCACGTTAAATGTGTAGAACACATTAAATTTTGATGCAATCTGAATTAGGAAAGTGCAATTACAGTGAAGAAAACTGAATAATATTTAGGAAAAACATGAATTGAACAATTATCAAGAAGCTAACTATGTTTGACACAGATACACGACTGGGCTAACATTCTTCCCTCTCACTAATTAGGATAATTAAGCCTTGGTGATTCAAAGATATAGAAAACTTTGTCTGGGCTACAACCCAGTGATAGGTGTACTATCCTTCATCACTGGCTAGTTGAGAACTtgaaagcaaaagaagaagagagaccAGATCAAGAAATATCAAGAGAGATTCGGTTAAATTGCTGAACAAATTTCATCATAAACATATATAGCACTCACATGCCGAATTACATACAACCTAGAACAAATTAAGAGTCAAATTTGAAACTGAGATTGCTAAAGAACTAACCTTGAATCAGATTGCCAGGAGTCTAAGACCCAGTGCTTGATTTTGATTCTTACACACAAAATCTtgattgatgatgaagatgacagCCTGCTTAAACCCAAAACTGTGATCGGTCATTCACGAATCGTGATTGAACCCAGTGTCGATTGATGTCGTTCAAAGAGAGAATGGAGTGAGAGATTCAGAGAGCGGCGCCCTTGTTAAGAGAAGACGAGGGTTTCATGGCAATTCTCTGTAATTCATGGAAGCATACAAGGGTACCTATCGGTATTACAGAAGATTCATTTTACTACAGTGTTTACCGCTACAGTATTGCAACGGGCTTATGCTTCTAAAAGGAGGTGTCGATCAGCTTTggcttatagaaagaaaaaGCCATTGCTTATGGAAGTCACTGACAAGAAGTTGGATTACCAAACACAACATTTGACTTAACTTATAATCACCAGAGCCAATAAGCATTACCAAACACAGCCAtcatctcttttttttgttccaAGCTCATATCATCTCTATATCAATAAAGTATGATTTGGTAGGTGCACTCCGTGTCTCTATAATTGAAGCTTAACACTGTTCCCTCGAGAGCCTATTCCACACACCGGTAGAGTACGGACACCATCAGAAGGTCACATCGCGTGCAAACCACCCTCTGTTTGCAAAGATAATTATACGTATAAGCCCACGCACAGTTATCTTCCTCTCTCCAAAATGTTCTTTACTTCTTCACCAGCCAGTTCACCTCTTATTTTTAGTTTCCAGAAAAATGACAATCAAGGAATGATAAAATCAAAACCCAATAACCCAATtgatttgttgaaatatgaaattaaacaaaactGATTTCTCTGCATACAAACCAAAAAGGAACaatattgatttgatgaaaCCCAAATCTATattcaaaacccagaaaatccaaaatcaaaatgcaAATGAACCACCTTTTGACAATTGAAACACACGCTCTTCTAGTTGTTGTGAGGCTCTCATTCATGAGAGATGACTATCGCTTCCCGCAACAACAGATCCGTGATGGGCAACAAACCATTTGccataaaaaataaagaagagaACGTTGGGCTTGGAATCAACAGTTGAAAACCTTAAAACCACCTATCCTCTTTTGATTTGCTTCGATTCAACGAAAGCTCTAAAAGAATAATCGAGTGTCGGCCATCAAAACTCCACCTTTGTCTTACCTTTctttatttatcttttttaaAGATCCTCACTCGAACGAATAACTAACACTAATTCAAGAAGCTAATTTATGTTAATAGATTAATAGTCCATATTTGATGGTGTGCGTACTCGACGGTGGGTTGAATCTGTTTCCCTATTTCCTCATATGAAGCATGTTTGATCAATTCTTTTGGGAAAATGATTCTATGCCCCTTCCATATTTCCGGTTTTTGGACACCGAACATTGTACATGCGACATGTGGGAATTATTATGATGTTTTCCCTCTTTTACCCTCATGACATCGGTTTTTTGCTTGCTTTTATATGTCACATATAAACCCAACCCCACCTTTtcaaaaatacaaaataaaccCAACCCCACTAACTCACCACAATAACATCAAACATCCGCATTCTCTCGGAAAATTATATTATAAATCAATGTATGTTACACATTTCATATCCAACGGTCGATATTATTTTGTGAGTGagatcagaaaaataatatctgTTGTTAACCATTTGATGTAAgatatataacatacattgatacaTAATAGATTAACCTCATTATCTCTTTCTTTAGAGCACCGAATAGACTCCCATTCTTTTGATAGAAACTAGTCAAACTACTCATCTACTCATTTCCGTTGGGGGTCACCTAAAAGGCTCAACTAATTTTTCACGTGATAGCAGTACATCACAAGCCCTATAATTTTATCTGTTTGATACATAACTTGAAATATAAAGTACACAATAAAAACTAAGGGACAATACATGGTGGAGTTAAACCTAGTCTCGGAACAATTGCGGCTATGCATGAGATGAATCACTAATTAAGAACATGCGACAAACAAGTAGCGATGAGAGATGAGTATCTATCATCTTTCTTCGACATGATGATTATGTTTAAACAAATGTTGGCAACTCACAGAAAGCTGAGAAACCATGATATATACCGTTGTAACTGTAGTACACGGAAATAACAGAGACGCTATGGATGACATTAGTTATTTctctttggttttgattacAGAAGAAAACGAATAAGAATATGAGAATGAAAAATATGGCTCAGTATAGCTTCAATAATGCTAAATGATCGATTGGTGATATACGTGTCATCCTTCTATTTGTGATCGAAGTAGTGCCATTAATTAACACTTCTTGATTTTTCATACACTATATAACTCTCAACAAATACAACTAGCTAGTAATGGGATTGCTACACATATGGAACCGGAACAATTCTAGACTTCTGGTGTATATCTTACACCAGTACGTATCAAGTTAAGTTTTGTTTGAAAGACGTATCAAGTTAAGTTGCTCGAGCACTTTGATGGGAAATTCGGGACACCATGACACTCAATCATAAGAAATATTAAGATATACAGTGATTTTGACATTTTCCAATATTATAatgttttgaaatttgaatgATTGCACTGAAAGAAGATCGGGCTCCAGGAACTTTGTAGATATGAAATCTTTTTTCCAAAATATTGAGGAAAGAAAGTTTAGTACatgagaagttttaaatacacactcaTAAGCTCATGATGCACACctttattatttaataattcaaaataacattttgcatgtatgttaaatgaccaaaataggtatatgtaataatttaaaaaatcaaaaacaattaaattatcaaaattaagaatttggaaacaattaaaataagaaaatgtaCAAGGAAATTTAATttagtatatattttgatggaaAATTAAGCAGGAGATTCAAACAATCGATCAATTCATTCCTTAATTTTCACCGAAAAAaatcatttctatttttagagtcccaaacaaagtaattcatgaaaaagaattatgatttttcatctttcattAAATTCTATCTTCAtacattcttaaaaataaatgttcaacttcttcaaacaatcaattcatccatttcttatacatatatctatatatacgtatatattcttcatgttctttATCGTTTTCATGgttaaagaataaaaaaaacaattgtgtTCTATAatgttgtaaaaataaataagaattgaaaatatatattaatatactaatcactgtaAAAAGTAGCATCGTATATCCAAATAATATagtattttgtgatttttttaattcaagggtattttaggttttttatgtgtatttagtaaaaatattagaaTTAGAATCGAAATAGGTAGTGTATTAAATATGagtgtgtattaagagatttgagatatgtatttaaaatttctcttagtatatatatcattctcgatttctcacaaaaaaaaaattgttccgACATAAAGAAACTAAAAGATTGATTTGGCGGTGGATTTCGTAGCAAGCAACCCTCTAATTGCAAATGATAATATTAAGAGTTTAAGACCAAGGGGTTGATTAGAACGAACACAGCTAattactttatttatttatgtttctGATAGATCTGCTGGATCGGTATTAATAAAGATGGATTGGGAGTCTAGGCTCCACAACTGCAACCAGTGGAAACTTCCTTGGTGTTGACAAGCCATATACTTCATCCATGCTCAAATCTTCGGGCTTCATATTCTCAGGCAATTTCAAGTTGAATCCATGTAACATGTTGGCTATGCTGGACCGGATCAGTTTCAGCCCGAGGCTATAACCAGGGCACATTCTCCTTCCTGAACCAAATGGCAGGAGCTCAAAATTATGTCCTTTCACATCAATTGATTTCCCTAGAAACCTCTCCGGTTTAAACTCCTCCGGGGATTCCCACACAGATGAGTTTCTCCCTATGCTCCATGTGTTAATGAACACTCTCGTCCCCTTGCGAATATCGTAACCTTCCACATTGCAATCTTCAAGAGCCAAATGTGGTGCGAGCATTACAGCAACAGGATGTTTCCTCATTGTCTCTTTCATGATTGCATCTATGTAAGGAAGTTGTGCTATGTCCTTCTCTTCAACCCATCGATCTCTCCCAATCACCCTGTCGAGCTCTTCGGTCGCCTTCTCTATGAGGTGTGGTTGTTTCATGAGTTCAGACATTGCCCATTCCACGGTTGTAGCTGAGGTATCTGTGCCACCCGCTATTAAATCCTGATTTCAAATGAACAAGTACTGTGTCAAAATTTATCTTGGTTTATAATTTCTATTAACTAATTGATAATGAAATGCAGTAGACCAGTAGTTACTATTTTAAAACATTTGTACCTGAGTGAATCCTTTGACACTGTCATAGTTGAGCTTAACTTCAATATTAGGATCATCAGCGAGCTTCAATAGAACATCGACCAAGTCCTTTGGCACAAACTCCTTTACACCTGCCTTGTTTGCCCTGTGTTCACCGAAAACATGGTCATGAAATCTGTCAAACTTTTTCTTCAATGCCTTCATACGCCTCACATAACCTTGCAAGTCCAAAAGCTGGAGCCACGGTATCCAATCTCCTATGTTCAACACCCCATTAAGTAAGAACAACTCGTCCAGCATCTCCTGGAACTCGTCGAGTGTCACAATGGAAGTCTCGAATTCAGACACACTGAAATACTTCTTCCC
This genomic interval from Argentina anserina chromosome 1, drPotAnse1.1, whole genome shotgun sequence contains the following:
- the LOC126794465 gene encoding trimethyltridecatetraene synthase-like, which codes for MESLSWAISTLAVFFATVTLLSKLFFLNSRKLNLKFPPGPKPWPIIGNLNLIGLLPHQSLHKLSQTYGPIMQLQFGSYPVVIASSPEIAKQILRTHDHVFASRPQTAAGKYTTYNYLNITWAPHGPYWRQGRKFYLSELFNSKRLDSSEYIRVEENRAFLSRLCALSGKPVTLKEHLSRLTLSIISRIVLGKKYFSVSEFETSIVTLDEFQEMLDELFLLNGVLNIGDWIPWLQLLDLQGYVRRMKALKKKFDRFHDHVFGEHRANKAGVKEFVPKDLVDVLLKLADDPNIEVKLNYDSVKGFTQDLIAGGTDTSATTVEWAMSELMKQPHLIEKATEELDRVIGRDRWVEEKDIAQLPYIDAIMKETMRKHPVAVMLAPHLALEDCNVEGYDIRKGTRVFINTWSIGRNSSVWESPEEFKPERFLGKSIDVKGHNFELLPFGSGRRMCPGYSLGLKLIRSSIANMLHGFNLKLPENMKPEDLSMDEVYGLSTPRKFPLVAVVEPRLPIHLY
- the LOC126794028 gene encoding L10-interacting MYB domain-containing protein-like, with product MANSKEQASWNENLVEVFVDLCIKEVHKNSNPGSHFSSNGWNTIVKCFVEQTGKDYTRKQLKNKWDSLKGDWKLWKTLKSVKTGLGWNPILNTIDADEEFWREQIGITKEYARFRKKGISPEFEAKLDQLFLGTTATGKHAWAPSSTLPIPDSPEEGDNDIHCEGSGDSDERDVSTNTLPKRRRSERAMKDKGKLPAKKDKVGGVAQLAKEIGRMCSAIESRSTASSAVHNARTSIVEVMKDVTALPGAEQGTRLWFFATRLFLSPEKREMYCTMDDPSMKLEWLKFEMTEK